The following are encoded in a window of Desulforegulaceae bacterium genomic DNA:
- a CDS encoding ATP-binding protein: MRIGLSLKFKVFFLLSIIVFMTFIWAVSIVSYSVKTDSALNKMVNENIETYKAAKNLENALSNQKGFLTYFFVDEEYKWLEELGKYMEIFQNELNQIKELVSDTEELELIEKIEKDYAQYIKTKDQAIKLYKSKMKESITDIHIHQRKMFFNLLVSCEKLCDYQWNSVIDLKQKLNSKAETMRKLTIISILFLCFIYLVILHFISKKILEPIAKIAEESGTESNLKSKNQIELISENLKGIKQLYANAETELTKSRESLEQSERLALVGKLAAGVAHSIRNPFTSVKMRLFSLSRSLNLSFTHEEDFQVISDEIGRIDNIIQNFLEFSRLPKLKMEYCHTYPIITSVIQLLEHRLKTYDVHTKYIRSRFNPVIFADADRIREALINIIINACEAMENGGEIEISEEITDDNFVKIKFKDSGPGISEEAKSNILNPFFTTKEYGSGLGLSIVHKIMAEHKGIVFFESEEGKGTVFILSFPLGEKKND, translated from the coding sequence ATGCGCATAGGGTTAAGTCTTAAATTTAAGGTGTTTTTCCTTCTTTCAATTATAGTTTTCATGACTTTTATCTGGGCTGTAAGCATAGTAAGCTATTCAGTTAAAACTGATTCTGCTTTAAATAAAATGGTAAATGAAAATATTGAAACATATAAAGCCGCCAAAAATCTTGAAAACGCTCTTTCAAATCAAAAAGGTTTTTTAACATATTTTTTTGTCGATGAAGAGTACAAATGGCTTGAAGAACTTGGCAAATATATGGAAATTTTCCAAAACGAACTTAACCAGATAAAAGAGCTGGTATCTGACACTGAAGAACTTGAACTCATAGAAAAAATCGAAAAAGATTATGCTCAATATATAAAAACAAAAGATCAAGCAATCAAACTTTATAAATCAAAGATGAAAGAATCGATTACAGACATTCACATACATCAAAGAAAAATGTTTTTCAACCTGCTTGTAAGTTGTGAAAAGCTTTGCGATTACCAATGGAATTCAGTGATTGACCTAAAACAAAAACTTAATTCAAAAGCTGAAACCATGAGAAAACTTACAATAATCTCAATTCTTTTTTTGTGTTTTATTTATTTGGTAATTTTACACTTTATCTCAAAAAAAATACTTGAGCCCATTGCAAAAATTGCAGAGGAATCAGGTACTGAAAGTAATTTAAAATCAAAAAATCAAATTGAACTGATTTCAGAAAATTTAAAAGGAATAAAACAACTCTATGCTAATGCTGAAACAGAACTTACAAAAAGCAGGGAAAGCCTTGAGCAATCGGAAAGACTTGCCCTTGTTGGAAAACTGGCAGCAGGAGTTGCACATTCAATTAGAAATCCCTTTACATCTGTTAAAATGAGACTTTTTTCCTTAAGCCGTTCACTAAATCTTTCATTTACCCATGAAGAAGATTTCCAGGTTATTTCAGATGAAATCGGAAGAATTGATAATATTATTCAAAATTTTCTAGAATTTTCAAGGCTTCCAAAACTTAAAATGGAATATTGTCATACCTATCCAATCATAACCTCTGTTATTCAGCTTCTTGAACACAGACTAAAAACCTACGACGTACACACAAAATACATAAGATCAAGATTCAATCCTGTTATCTTTGCTGATGCAGACAGAATAAGAGAAGCTCTTATAAATATTATAATCAATGCATGTGAAGCCATGGAAAACGGAGGTGAAATTGAAATTTCCGAAGAAATCACAGATGATAATTTTGTCAAAATTAAATTTAAAGACTCGGGCCCAGGAATTTCAGAAGAGGCTAAATCAAATATTTTAAATCCTTTTTTCACTACAAAGGAATACGGTTCAGGCCTTGGGCTTAGTATTGTACACAAAATCATGGCAGAACATAAGGGCATTGTATTTTTTGAGTCTGAAGAAGGAAAGGGAACTGTTTTCATACTAAGTTTTCCCTTAGGAGAAAAGAAAAATGACTGA